From one Brachypodium distachyon strain Bd21 chromosome 4, Brachypodium_distachyon_v3.0, whole genome shotgun sequence genomic stretch:
- the LOC100838330 gene encoding pentatricopeptide repeat-containing protein At5g10690 isoform X2 produces MMLIGPRFLSSSSPPSSTRHETLLPALSTPPEPCRILSSYSPDGPTARRGRTASSSKRPPPDLRRLTARIVDLTRRRQLDQVMAEVEASKRRARAGRGGGINIIVMNAVLEACVSCGDVDLAVQLFEDMRGPRGCGADGVSYGILLKGLGIARRIDEAFEILESIEKDASVGSPKLTPHLICGFLNALIEAGDMRRANALVARFRQVLYKGHSVLLYNLLMKGYIKSNFPLGALTVKDEILRQGLKPDRLTYNTIIFACVKASEIDKAFRFLEDMKDEAKRGDNPELLPDAVTYTTLLKGLGNSQDLYSVLKIVVEMKSSLISIDRTAYTAMADAFLACGSIDGALCIFGELIKQAGSNNDLRPKPHLYLSIMRAFASIGDFDMVKRLNKRMWPDSVGSISSSAKQEAVELLMEAAINNNQIDVARRLLRRIVNEKVYFSWTSRVGLVALKVETLSGFTNSPLRPHVFPQIILNDPVEKYMIPFHESRPLCADLILENVVMRFWKDSAVPLVNDWGSCVGIVHSHDCTKMDAPLVSMARPPLCVPASTSLKHVIDLLLREKSEMVVLVKNGNMYEGSYTSSSRPLGVFSLAFLSKYGAMHETSMTSESPG; encoded by the exons ATGATGCTGATAGGGCCGCggttcctctcctcctcctcaccgccgTCCTCCACCCGCCACGAGACCCTCCTCCCCGCGCTCTCCACGCCTCCCGAACCATGTCGAATCCTCTCTTCCTACTCCCCCGACGGCCCGaccgcccgccgcggccgcacAGCTTCCTCCAGCAAGCGCCCGCCGCccgacctccgccgcctcaccGCGCGCATCGTGGACCTCACCCGCCGCAGGCAGCTCGACCAG GTCATGGCAGAGGTGGAGGCGTCCaagcggcgcgcgcgcgcgggcaggGGCGGAGGGATTAACATCAtcgtgatgaacgccgttctCGAGGCCTGCGTGAGCTGCGGCGACGTCGACCTCGCTGTCCAGCTCTTCGAGGACATGCGGGGGCCTAGGGGGtgcggcgccgacggcgttTCGTACGGCATCCTGCTCAAG GGTCTGGGGATAGCTAGAAGGATTGATGAAGCATTCGAGATACTGGAATCAATTGAGAAAGATGCTTCTGTTGGGAGCCCCAAGCTCACCCCTCATCTTATTTGCGGTTTTCTCAATGCCCTTATTGAAGCAG GAGATATGCGGCGTGCCAATGCACTTGTTGCCCGTTTTCGCCAAGTCCTTTACAAAGGCCACTCTGTCTTACTATATAACTTACTGATGAAG GGATACATAAAAAGCAACTTCCCTCTAGGTGCTTTGACTGTTAAAGATGAAATATTGCGTCAAGGGTTGAAGCCTGATAGACTGACATACAACACCATCATTTTTGCCTGCGTAAAAGCATCGGAGATTGATAAGGCTTTCCGGTTTCTTGAAGATATGAAG GACGAAGCTAAAAGGGGTGATAATCCTGAACTCCTCCCGGATGCTGTTACCTACACAACATTACTTAAG GGTTTAGGAAATAGCCAAGACCTTTATTCAGTTTTGAAGATTGTGGTGGagatgaaatcatcacttaTTTCAATTGATAGGACTGCATATACTGCTATGGCTGATGCCTTTCTGGCTTGCGGGTCCATTGACG GGGCCCTTTGCATTTTTGGTGAGCTAATCAAACAGGCTGGCAGCAACAACGACTTGAGGCCCAAACCTCATCTTTATCTTTCAATCATGAGAGCTTTTGCTTCTATCGGTGATTTTGATATGGTAAAGAGATTGAACAAACGCATGTGGCCTGATTCAGTTGGATCCATTAGCTCTTCTGCTAAACAAGAGGCAGTCGAGTTGTTAATGGAAGCTGCTATCAATAACAATCAG ATAGATGTGGCTAGACGACTCCTAAGAAGAATAGTTAATGAGAAAGTGTATTTCTCTTGGACAAGCAGAGTAGGCCTG GTGGCACTTAAAGTTGAAACCCTATCTGGATTCACCAACTCTCCTCTTAGACCTCATGTATTTCCACAG ATTATCTTGAATGATCCTGTTGAGAAATACATGATTCCTTTTCACGAAAGTCGACCATTATGTGCTGACTTAATCTTGGAGAATGTTGTGATGCGATTCTGGAAAGACTCTGCAGTTCCTCTTGTGAATGACTGGGGAAGTTGTGTCGGGATCGTTCACAGCCATGATTGTACCAAG ATGGATGCACCTCTTGTTTCAATGGCGAGACCACCACTTTGCGTGCCTGCTTCAACCTCGCTCAAGCATGTCATAGATCTCCTCCTTAGAGAGAAATCCGAAATGGTGGTTCTGGTGAAAAATGGCAACATGTACGAAGGTAGCTACACATCCAGCTCGAGACCACTTGGAGTTTTCTCCCTCGCTTTCTTGTCCAAGTACGGCGCCATGCATGAGACATCCATGACATCGGAGTCTCCAGGGTAA
- the LOC100838629 gene encoding zinc finger protein 2 isoform X2, producing the protein MMELNNSEQDEHEVNLELTLAPAAPPEPRGFFFCVYCDRKFRCSQALGGHQNGHKLERSLAKRRREIAAATRAHGAGAPSASDLLMPAAGKAAAAPVRGMARKRGRSLSEHGYGTIEGADEEDITFD; encoded by the exons ATGATGGAGCTCAACAACAGTGAGCAGGATGAGCATGAGGTAAACCTCGAGCTCACCCTGgccccggccgcgccgccggagccccgcggcttcttcttctgcgtCTACTGCGACCGCAAGTTCCGCTGCTCGCAGGCGCTCGGCGGCCACCAGAACGGCCACAAGCTCGAGCGCAGCCTCGCCAAGCGCCGCCGGGAGATTGCCGCCGCCACGCGCGcgcacggcgccggcgctccttCTGCCAGCGATCTCCTCATGCCTGCGGCCGggaaggctgctgctgctccggtgCGCGGCATGGCGCGCAAGCGCGGCAGGAGCTTGTCGGAGCATGGCTACGGAACCATCGAGGGCGCCGACGAG GAAGACATAACCTTcgattga
- the LOC100838330 gene encoding pentatricopeptide repeat-containing protein At5g10690 isoform X1 — protein sequence MMLIGPRFLSSSSPPSSTRHETLLPALSTPPEPCRILSSYSPDGPTARRGRTASSSKRPPPDLRRLTARIVDLTRRRQLDQVMAEVEASKRRARAGRGGGINIIVMNAVLEACVSCGDVDLAVQLFEDMRGPRGCGADGVSYGILLKGLGIARRIDEAFEILESIEKDASVGSPKLTPHLICGFLNALIEAGDMRRANALVARFRQVLYKGHSVLLYNLLMKGYIKSNFPLGALTVKDEILRQGLKPDRLTYNTIIFACVKASEIDKAFRFLEDMKDEAKRGDNPELLPDAVTYTTLLKGLGNSQDLYSVLKIVVEMKSSLISIDRTAYTAMADAFLACGSIDGALCIFGELIKQAGSNNDLRPKPHLYLSIMRAFASIGDFDMVKRLNKRMWPDSVGSISSSAKQEAVELLMEAAINNNQIDVARRLLRRIVNEKVYFSWTSRVGLIILNDPVEKYMIPFHESRPLCADLILENVVMRFWKDSAVPLVNDWGSCVGIVHSHDCTKMDAPLVSMARPPLCVPASTSLKHVIDLLLREKSEMVVLVKNGNMYEGSYTSSSRPLGVFSLAFLSKYGAMHETSMTSESPG from the exons ATGATGCTGATAGGGCCGCggttcctctcctcctcctcaccgccgTCCTCCACCCGCCACGAGACCCTCCTCCCCGCGCTCTCCACGCCTCCCGAACCATGTCGAATCCTCTCTTCCTACTCCCCCGACGGCCCGaccgcccgccgcggccgcacAGCTTCCTCCAGCAAGCGCCCGCCGCccgacctccgccgcctcaccGCGCGCATCGTGGACCTCACCCGCCGCAGGCAGCTCGACCAG GTCATGGCAGAGGTGGAGGCGTCCaagcggcgcgcgcgcgcgggcaggGGCGGAGGGATTAACATCAtcgtgatgaacgccgttctCGAGGCCTGCGTGAGCTGCGGCGACGTCGACCTCGCTGTCCAGCTCTTCGAGGACATGCGGGGGCCTAGGGGGtgcggcgccgacggcgttTCGTACGGCATCCTGCTCAAG GGTCTGGGGATAGCTAGAAGGATTGATGAAGCATTCGAGATACTGGAATCAATTGAGAAAGATGCTTCTGTTGGGAGCCCCAAGCTCACCCCTCATCTTATTTGCGGTTTTCTCAATGCCCTTATTGAAGCAG GAGATATGCGGCGTGCCAATGCACTTGTTGCCCGTTTTCGCCAAGTCCTTTACAAAGGCCACTCTGTCTTACTATATAACTTACTGATGAAG GGATACATAAAAAGCAACTTCCCTCTAGGTGCTTTGACTGTTAAAGATGAAATATTGCGTCAAGGGTTGAAGCCTGATAGACTGACATACAACACCATCATTTTTGCCTGCGTAAAAGCATCGGAGATTGATAAGGCTTTCCGGTTTCTTGAAGATATGAAG GACGAAGCTAAAAGGGGTGATAATCCTGAACTCCTCCCGGATGCTGTTACCTACACAACATTACTTAAG GGTTTAGGAAATAGCCAAGACCTTTATTCAGTTTTGAAGATTGTGGTGGagatgaaatcatcacttaTTTCAATTGATAGGACTGCATATACTGCTATGGCTGATGCCTTTCTGGCTTGCGGGTCCATTGACG GGGCCCTTTGCATTTTTGGTGAGCTAATCAAACAGGCTGGCAGCAACAACGACTTGAGGCCCAAACCTCATCTTTATCTTTCAATCATGAGAGCTTTTGCTTCTATCGGTGATTTTGATATGGTAAAGAGATTGAACAAACGCATGTGGCCTGATTCAGTTGGATCCATTAGCTCTTCTGCTAAACAAGAGGCAGTCGAGTTGTTAATGGAAGCTGCTATCAATAACAATCAG ATAGATGTGGCTAGACGACTCCTAAGAAGAATAGTTAATGAGAAAGTGTATTTCTCTTGGACAAGCAGAGTAGGCCTG ATTATCTTGAATGATCCTGTTGAGAAATACATGATTCCTTTTCACGAAAGTCGACCATTATGTGCTGACTTAATCTTGGAGAATGTTGTGATGCGATTCTGGAAAGACTCTGCAGTTCCTCTTGTGAATGACTGGGGAAGTTGTGTCGGGATCGTTCACAGCCATGATTGTACCAAG ATGGATGCACCTCTTGTTTCAATGGCGAGACCACCACTTTGCGTGCCTGCTTCAACCTCGCTCAAGCATGTCATAGATCTCCTCCTTAGAGAGAAATCCGAAATGGTGGTTCTGGTGAAAAATGGCAACATGTACGAAGGTAGCTACACATCCAGCTCGAGACCACTTGGAGTTTTCTCCCTCGCTTTCTTGTCCAAGTACGGCGCCATGCATGAGACATCCATGACATCGGAGTCTCCAGGGTAA
- the LOC100838629 gene encoding zinc finger protein 2 isoform X1, which translates to MMELNNSEQDEHEVNLELTLAPAAPPEPRGFFFCVYCDRKFRCSQALGGHQNGHKLERSLAKRRREIAAATRAHGAGAPSASDLLMPAAGKAAAAPVRGMARKRGRSLSEHGYGTIEGADEVDLSLRL; encoded by the coding sequence ATGATGGAGCTCAACAACAGTGAGCAGGATGAGCATGAGGTAAACCTCGAGCTCACCCTGgccccggccgcgccgccggagccccgcggcttcttcttctgcgtCTACTGCGACCGCAAGTTCCGCTGCTCGCAGGCGCTCGGCGGCCACCAGAACGGCCACAAGCTCGAGCGCAGCCTCGCCAAGCGCCGCCGGGAGATTGCCGCCGCCACGCGCGcgcacggcgccggcgctccttCTGCCAGCGATCTCCTCATGCCTGCGGCCGggaaggctgctgctgctccggtgCGCGGCATGGCGCGCAAGCGCGGCAGGAGCTTGTCGGAGCATGGCTACGGAACCATCGAGGGCGCCGACGAGGTGGACCTGTCTCTCAGGCTATGA